GACCAGACAATATCTATCAGCGGCAAACTCGGCCCGACGTTAAATGATCTTTTATTCACCGCAAATACCGATACGTTCAGACTCGGACCATTCAACGACTTCCTGCCTGTTCCCATCACCGGACGCATGGACCTCGGCCTGACAGGCGTCATGAACCTATCGCAACCCGATGCGATGACCGCCGATTTCACGCTATCCATGCAGAAAGCCGATTTTTCCTCTCTTGGTGTCCAACTGGCTGATGGCGCTGTCATCTCAATGAAGGGGGGCCTGGAAAACAAGGAGATTTCTTTTTCCATGCTCCCGGTGTCCGTTGTTGAACCCTTCCCTGTCACAGGAGATATTCGATCCGGTAGGATCAGCACAGACTCCTTGTTCGCGCAATTCACGCTGGTCGGGGCCGGGGTGGAAATGGGCGGACGCCTTGAAGCCGACAAGATACCTGACAGAACGGACAGCATGTGGAATGTCGCTTTCACTGCGGCCAATCCAGATAATCTGGTTGTCGACACAAATGGACGAGTCATCCATTTGGCTGGATTCATTTTTTCATTGCAGGGAACTGCGGGACCAGACTCGGCGGACATGATTCTCAACTGTGCGACAAACAGTGCTGGTCTAGGGAACACGACAGTCCGCTCCGGCAAAATGAGATTGACGCTGCCCCTTGCATGGCCCGCACCTGACCACCACACACAGGGCAAGATGAGCCTCTCCAATGTGCGTATGGATGAGCATACTCTGGGAAATGTTTCTGCGCGTGTTAGACAACAGGGAACCGATGTAGCTTACAACGGAACACTCTTTACAAAGCTACTTCCTGACCTGCGTATTCCTTTTTCCGGGGCGTCGTCGATGATCAGCAATCGTACCTCGCTTAACTTCGGCATCAAGAAATACACTTTGCCAAACAACTTTTCCCCGGCAAAACTGGTACCAGCACTCAAAGACATTACCATATCCGGTGCGCTGGACATGGATGGCGCTATCACAATGGACAAAGAAGGCATACGCAGTCGACTGGGTGCCTTTTTCACCAACGGACATATGGCTGTATCTGGTGGCACGACCTCGATTTCCGGTATTCGGCTTTCCTTTGAGACACCGGACCTTCTTTCGATGCGCAGTTCGCCTGCGCAAACGCTTTTCTTTGACGCTATTCAGGCCGGTGGTATCGCTATACGTAACGGCAAGATCATGTACCAACTTGAACCCGAAGGAGTGGTTCTTGTAGAACAGGCAGGTTTTGACTGGGCAGGTGGTCATGTCTCCAGTCGAGCATTCCGAATTGTTCCGGGATCCAAAGAATACGAAGTGACCATGTTCTGTTCCGAACTCAAGCTATCAGAGATTCTTTCTCAGCTCGGACTGGCCGAAGCACAAGGCGAAGCAGCTATGTCCGGCGAACTACCCGTGACGTTGAAGAATGGGAAAATTTCGTTCAACAGCGGATTTTTGCACTCTACGCCGGGGCAGGGTGGAACTATTCGGGTCCAGGCCATGGAAGATTTGGTGGCATCCATACCTGAAGGAACGCCCCAGCGCGGACAGATAGAACTGGCCCAGGCTGCCGTGCGCGACTTTGAGTACAAATGGGTGCGCATAAAGGCTGACACCGTAGGCGAAGACCTTTTGGTACGCCTGTCAGTAGACGGCAAACCCGCCGGGACACTTCCCTTTATCTACAAACGGGAATTCGGTGGATTCATGCGCGTTACAGGTGATGTCAAAGGATCGAATTTTCAAGGACTTCGACTCGACGTGAATTTCAGTGTACCCTTGGACCGAATTTTGCTTTATAAAGACATAGTGAACATGATTGAATAGGGAGATACAGTAATGAAACCGACATTAATGACACTGGCGGCATGTGGATTGCTCTTGACCGTGTGGAGTTGCTCTACAAGTCACCGGGTTGAAGTGGCCCCTGTGGAAGTCAAACCCATCCACATCACCATTGACGTCAACGTCAAGGTGGATAAGGAACTGGATAATTTCTTCTCTGACATCGACGAAGCACCAGCAGTACCGGAGGCAACCAATGCGCAATAAGACCACACTCATCATCGTCATGGCCCTTATCGTCTGCCTTGCAGGTAGCTCGGCTTTTGCCGGTGCCCTCAAGGACCGTATTCTGGCCCGCAAACCAGCTGTTGCGGCCATGCTGGCTGACGGTACCGTAGGTGAGAACAACCAGGGATTTCTCGAATTCAAGGGCGCACAGAAACAGGCTGACGTCGTGGCTGCAGAGAACCAGGACCGTGCCACTGTCTATCAGGCCATAGCCAAAAAGACAGGAACAACTTCTGAGCTGGTGGGCCAGCGCCGTGCCGCCAAGATCGCCCAGTCCGCCCCCTCTGGCACATGGCTTCAAGACTCAAACGGCAATTGGTATAAAAAATAACTCTTCAATAATTTCAATTCGGCGGCGTTATGACATCTCGACATAACGCCGCCTTCTCTTTACTCTCGGCTCATGCCAGAAGCACAATTCATCACCGTTTCCGAAGCCGAATCAGGACAGAAGCTGCTCCAACTGCTGGAGCGAAGGCTGACCGGCGACGTTCCACGATCTGCCATCCAGAAATGGATTCGCAAAGGACAGGTGCGCGTGGATAAAGGCCGAAAAAAGCCCTTCGACCGCATCACAGCAGGACAAATTGTCCGCATCCCGCCCTATGCGCCGGGAGAAATCAATGCCACCGTCTCAACCGGCACTCTTGTTGTCACGTATGAAGATGTTGACTTCATGGCTATTTCCAAACCGGCCGGACTGGCGGCTCACGGCGGTGACAAAATCACAGATTCGGTGACCGCCCGACTACGCTCCATCCATGCAAACGCGGAATTCATGCCGACACTGGCGCACCGGCTTGACCGGGACACCTCTGGCCTGCTGCTCGCAGCCAAAAGTTATGAAGCATTGCGTACACTCAACGATCAGTTTGCAGCAGGGAGTATAGGCAAACTCTACATCGCATGGGTAAACGGAAAATGGCAGGAACAGGAAACCGTATTATTGGAAGACCGCATGGAAAAAGACGGCGCACCAGGAAATGAAAAAGTTCGCACGGGCACTGGCAAAACAGCACTGGCCAAAGTAACTGGACTCATTTCAGGAAACCGGCAAAGCCTTGTCGCCGTGCGGCTGCTCACGGGACGTACCCATCAGATTCGCGTACAGCTGGCATCTCGAGACCACCCTGTCTGCGGAGACCATAAATACGGCAGATCCAGAGATCGCACAGCCATGCGCCTTCATTGCTACGCCATGCAGATCATGGGAAAGACCATCACAGTTGACCCACCGTGGAGCGGAAAGTGGGAAGTACCATCAGACGCACTTCGAAACGCACTGCCTTTATTGTACGACGACTAGCCCTCGGGTTTACTTGATAATCATATGGATATTATCATCCGCGCTCTTGTCAAAATCAGCCAGCATGTCAAACCGTTCGACCATGACTTCATCCAGGGTGGTCCAATCGGAACACAGGGTTTCATCTGTGGTGGGAGTCTGTAGCTTGACCGCCGATATCACATCCATGTCAAGCGTTGTGACATATGTCCGAACCAGTTTGCAGTTGTGACTCTGGAAGATCGTCTTGGGAGGGTAGCTCTTGATACTCTTTGCAGGGGCGTCAAGCCGGAAACCGATCAGGTCCTCAAACTCTGCACGGGACATCATTGAAACCAGAATCACCGACGCATCTTTTGCCCGAAACAGATACCCACGAAACTCCGTCCCCATAAAGGATCGTTCCACATAGGAGTCATAGGCATAGTCACTCCCCAGTTCCACGATCACAGACTGCCCGGTCTCGGCAGCAGTATAAGTAATCCGGTTACCATTTCGAGCTTCACCCACCGGCCCTCTAACCGCACATCCGGCAGCCAAAAACAGAAGAAGCAGGGAGAGGGATATATTAATAAATCTCATGGTCATCTCCTATTTCCAGCCGATCACTTCGTACCCTTTTCCGCGGAGGCACTTGTCGACAAATTTTTTGTGAATGGAAGCCGGGTCACCTGACTTTGCAACCTCATAGACCGTGGAACCTGCGGCAGCAGCTCCGGCTGATGCACCTGCAGTGCGCAACACATCATTTCCCATAATCGCACCAAAAACGGCACCGGCGGCTGCGGCCACACCCGCTGACGTTGCCACGTTCTTTGCGGTCTCCCCGGAGTCTCGGGCTGTCGCACCGGCGGCTTCGGCCTTCATGATGCAGTCGTCAATATCAGCCTGGGCTACTTGCATCCCCACGGAGTCTAGGTGGTCGTTAGGGTACAAGATTGGCCGTTTGGGGCCACAGCCTACAACAAAAAGTAAAAGTCCGGTCATGCCCAGAAGCATGAAAACCCGCGCGAATCTCATTTCAAGCCCTCCAAAATAATCAACGAGATAATACCGTAAATGTCATTCGGGTCAATGGCTAAGGTACCCTGACATTCCACAGGGTTGCACATCCTTGCCGATGCAAGGGAAAATAGGTATATAGACATAGTCTAGAAACCGATAAACACAATTGCAAGGAGCTTTCCATGCACCGTTTACTTCCCATATTCATGATGCTCGCAGCCCTGACCTTTTCAGCAATGACTACAGGCTGTGCCGTATACGACGTGGCCGTTGAAGAGCGAAATGCCGGAGATTGGGCCGACGATAAGACCATCTCTTTTGTCATTGAAAAGGATTTTCTCGCCGACGATCAGGTCAAATACCTCGACTTTGACGCGTACAGCTACGAAGGACACGTCTACATCATCGGTGAATACGAGAGCCGCGCTCAGGTCGATCAGGCCGTGAAGATCGCCAAGGCCGTCAAGGGCGTCCGTTCTGTGACAACCTATGTCCTGCCAAAACGGGCCCATGATTATTGCGGCACCACGGACAGCCTGGATATCTATGCCAAGCTCAAGGAAAAGCTCATCAGAGACAAGAACATATGGTCCACCAACATCGAATTCGAAGTGCTACAATGTAATGTCGTTCTGGTTGGACTTCTCGGCAGCAGCGGAGAAATTTCACGGGCCATCGGACATGCCAAAAGCGTTCCCGGAGTTCGCAATGTCAAATCCTTCCTCAAGGTCAAGAGGTAGCCACCCATGGGCGGCGCGATGAAGTATCACTCCATGGTACGCCCTCTTATTCTGCTCCTTACAGCGGCTCTGCTCTCCGCAACCGCTCTCTCGGGCTGCGGGACCAAATCGACTGCACCCATATCGCCCGATTCGGTCGTGCACAGCCAACCGGCCTCGCCCAAAGCCGCTTCTGTCATCCGCACAGCGCGGGTATTGGTGGGATACCCATACAAATGGGGTGGCCACATACCGGAGACCGGGTTCGACTGTTCCGGGTTGACATGGTTCGTCTATCGACAAAACGGCATCAACCTGCCCCGCGTATCCTGGCAACAGTTCAGCGCCGGAATATCCGTTGACCGAAAAGACATCCGCCCCGGGGACCTTGTCTTCTATGAAGTGAATAAGCTCGGAAAATCACTGCATGTCGGCATCGTCACCGACCGCGCCACCTTTGTGCACGCCCCCAGCTCCGGCAAACAGGTTATAGAATCGAGTCTGAACTCCCAGTATTGGGCAGGCCACTACCTGGGCGCACGCCGAGTCCTTTAACTTTCGTCGGACTTCCCTTTCGACTTCCGCCCCTTGCCAGGGATTATATCGCGAAGAGTACGGGCTTTTTTCCCCACAGACTGAGCGGTCGAGCGCAAGAACCCTTTGGCCTTGCCCGCCGCAGCATCGACCTTTTCCACGGCAGGTCCGAATTCACGGGTCACTCTCTGGGCAGACTGCTCTACTCTTTGGATAGATCGCTTCACTCCGTCGGCGGCCTTGTCCACTATCTGCTCAGCGCTTTTGGTAATAGATTTTGCTCCGTCACCGACAGACTTGGCAGAGCCTTTGACCCCCTCACCCACAGCCTTTGCCGAGCCCTTAACACCCTGCTTCACGGCTTTGGTCGAGTTGCTCATGCGCTGCTTCACGGCTTCAGCCGAACCTTTCACGCCACGCCCGACATATTTCGCAGAGTTTGTCACACCGCGCCCCACAGACTTGGCTCCGGCTCCCACGACTCCGGCGGTGCCCGTCACGGACGCCCCCATGGTCTTAACCGCCTTTTTCGCGCCCTTCATCACGGCACCGGACGATCCCTTGACCAAAAGTCTGGTCACCTGCGTCACGGTCTCGCCACTGATGGACATAAACATTTTAGCGGCCTCCAAAGTTGCCGACCGACGCATCAGTCCTTTGGCGTCCAGTTCCAGGCTCATATAATTGCGGGCCACAATACCACATCGCATGGTTAGCAGCGCATTGGTGGAGCCGCTCAGAATCGATGTAGTCACAGTTCCGGCAATAGCCTCGGCACCGGGCATGGCACCCATCGCGGAACTGGCGATCATCGGGCCCATCAGTTCGTGGACATATTCCTCGATGCCGAATTCTTCAATACTCCCGGCAAGAAAGGATGTGGCCGCAATATTTGCATACAGATTGACAAGTTCCCGATAGTGCGGACGCTGGTTGTATAACTTGGATATCCGCCAGGCCAGACGCGAAATGAGAAACAACACCACCAGTGAATCAAGCCGTCCGTTCTGGGAAACAGCAGTCCCGATAAACACACGTTTTGCCGTGCTTCGAATCTCCTGATCGGCCCGGTCACGCAGAACGGCAAGTCCGGCCTCCAGGTCGGCCTCACCAGACACACGGATATCAGCTTCTTTCAGGATACGGTTCTTTCCGAGTCTTTTAACGAGAGCCTGACGAAATCGCACCAAATCCTCTGGCGAAGGATCAGCGTACACCATCATGGGCTTCGGACGCAGCAAAGCCGTCGCCGCAAGCCAGCCGAACGAAACAACCACGGTCAACAGCAGCCCCCAGAAGACCCACGGGGCCGCTTCCATGTTAATACGCCCAGCAAAATCTGACAGCCCGACAATACAATCATATATGAAGGCAAAAAACGCCCCTATGACAATGACACCGACAAGCGTCAGAAAATTTTTCATTTGTTTGGACATGAGCTCCTCCACGAACAAGATAAGGCCTAAATGATAAATGGCAAAACACCCGTTTTCCCATGAAGGCCTTGAATTGCCCGTACGCTCAAACACACGGTTTTTTCAAGAATGTGCAAGGCATGAAAAAAAGATCAAGCCCACGACACGCACTGCGCATACCAGAACTTGATCTTTGAAAACAAACGGTTAGACAGTCGTCTATTCTTTGGGGGCCAACGGTTTGTAATACATGCCGATCTTGATGCGGTCTGAAGAATACTGGCTCTTGAGTTTGATCTTGAGATCGTCGGTTTCCCAGCGGTAGACATCCCAGTTGTCGACCTTCTTGTGATCCGGTACGCCATAGGAATCCATCAAGGTGGTGACAACTTTCTTGACATCCTTGGCCTTGTCTATCTCAATCAGCGTCGTATAGAGCTTACCGTCCAAAAAACCATACGTAACTTTCCCCTGTTCCACTTCAAATATCCCGCAAGGGTCAACCTTGGTGACAGTATAATATTTCACACCATCCAGGGTGTGGGAGAACGTGATCTGCTCCAGAGTGGAAATGGGTTTTCCCCAGGGGATGGCATTGCATCCATCCGCAGCATATGCAGACGACATGAATGTAAGGGTCAGCAGGGCGGTAAAGATAAGTGCGCGTATTTTCAAACCAGTCTCCTTGGTGTTGGGTTCATTCCATGACTGGTCCATATTCACGGACAGCCACATCAGTGTCAACTATTGCTTTTAGTTCCCTTGTAGGTAAACGCCTTCTTATCCATGGCAAAATATGATCCACGATCAATACCAACGGCCTTGCCGCAAGGACAAAACACCTTGCCGTCCCGCTCCTCCATATTCCACACTTTCTTAATACGATCCTTGTGACAGCGATGTACTTCCCCCTGCCCGAGCTTATAATACTTCCAAAGCTTGCGGCGACAGGCAGAACATTTCAGTATGAGCATGGGTAAATGATAGCGCACTGGACGAGACGCGTAAATCCCTAGCGCCGTGGTGGCAAAAAAAGGCCGTGCAGTCTGTCCACACGGTCTCATCAGCTATGTTTTTCTCCAGGAGAACCTTCCTTAATCCGACTCCGCCACAAAGCGGTGGTCTGAGCGCAGGGTCTCGGCCTTGTCCGCATTCTGATCCAGCCAGCCGAAACGGTCTGCCGGAGCAGCATCGAATTTTGCAACATAAGGCTTGATATCAAGCAACGGCGTCCCGTCCAGAACATCAATCCCCCGAACGCGCAAGATATTGCCTTCTACGGATTCCAACCGGACAACGGACATGCCGATCATGTTTGGTCGTCGTGGAGCACGCGTGGAGAACAAACCGCGTTGCACGGTATCCATAAACGGTGTGACCTTGAGTTGAAACTCGCTGTTTTTATGAAAATGGTACAAAAGATGGATATGTGAGAACCCGTTCAGATCTTCCAGTCCTTCCGCCAACTCCTCGTTCACCCGGATTTCACCAAGCACATCCTTTGCCCCGGTGGGTTGAATCGGCATGTCGTCTAGAGACGTAAATGGCGTGTGTATTATGCCGATGGGGCTGTAAGTGATGGTCTTCATATATGGATCTCCGCATGTTTCAGGCTAAGAATACGTTCGCCGCACTGCACCCGCACGACTCTGGAAAGGGTCTTTTGTAAAGGCCAAATCTCTCTATCTCACAATTGTTCAAAATGCACTGTCTCCACTTCCGGAAAGTCGACCAAGGTTTTGGATATACCAGCCTGGAGGAATGAATCCACCCACCAGAAGATGTTGTTTTTACGAACCTGTTCACGCAGTTTAGACATGTGAAGAGAACGTTCTTCCTTACTCCAGTGGAATGCGCGGTGTAGCCCT
The genomic region above belongs to uncultured Pseudodesulfovibrio sp. and contains:
- a CDS encoding C40 family peptidase codes for the protein MGGAMKYHSMVRPLILLLTAALLSATALSGCGTKSTAPISPDSVVHSQPASPKAASVIRTARVLVGYPYKWGGHIPETGFDCSGLTWFVYRQNGINLPRVSWQQFSAGISVDRKDIRPGDLVFYEVNKLGKSLHVGIVTDRATFVHAPSSGKQVIESSLNSQYWAGHYLGARRVL
- a CDS encoding YdbL family protein produces the protein MRNKTTLIIVMALIVCLAGSSAFAGALKDRILARKPAVAAMLADGTVGENNQGFLEFKGAQKQADVVAAENQDRATVYQAIAKKTGTTSELVGQRRAAKIAQSAPSGTWLQDSNGNWYKK
- the tsaA gene encoding tRNA (N6-threonylcarbamoyladenosine(37)-N6)-methyltransferase TrmO is translated as MKTITYSPIGIIHTPFTSLDDMPIQPTGAKDVLGEIRVNEELAEGLEDLNGFSHIHLLYHFHKNSEFQLKVTPFMDTVQRGLFSTRAPRRPNMIGMSVVRLESVEGNILRVRGIDVLDGTPLLDIKPYVAKFDAAPADRFGWLDQNADKAETLRSDHRFVAESD
- a CDS encoding DUF697 domain-containing protein, with the protein product MSKQMKNFLTLVGVIVIGAFFAFIYDCIVGLSDFAGRINMEAAPWVFWGLLLTVVVSFGWLAATALLRPKPMMVYADPSPEDLVRFRQALVKRLGKNRILKEADIRVSGEADLEAGLAVLRDRADQEIRSTAKRVFIGTAVSQNGRLDSLVVLFLISRLAWRISKLYNQRPHYRELVNLYANIAATSFLAGSIEEFGIEEYVHELMGPMIASSAMGAMPGAEAIAGTVTTSILSGSTNALLTMRCGIVARNYMSLELDAKGLMRRSATLEAAKMFMSISGETVTQVTRLLVKGSSGAVMKGAKKAVKTMGASVTGTAGVVGAGAKSVGRGVTNSAKYVGRGVKGSAEAVKQRMSNSTKAVKQGVKGSAKAVGEGVKGSAKSVGDGAKSITKSAEQIVDKAADGVKRSIQRVEQSAQRVTREFGPAVEKVDAAAGKAKGFLRSTAQSVGKKARTLRDIIPGKGRKSKGKSDES
- a CDS encoding BON domain-containing protein gives rise to the protein MHRLLPIFMMLAALTFSAMTTGCAVYDVAVEERNAGDWADDKTISFVIEKDFLADDQVKYLDFDAYSYEGHVYIIGEYESRAQVDQAVKIAKAVKGVRSVTTYVLPKRAHDYCGTTDSLDIYAKLKEKLIRDKNIWSTNIEFEVLQCNVVLVGLLGSSGEISRAIGHAKSVPGVRNVKSFLKVKR
- a CDS encoding YdbH domain-containing protein; its protein translation is MAASLWKKMAKRSLLLVPWLLALVLAVGWMLTVWTPKYLEELIPRLAADMGVELTEFRINHAGLFSADIGPVHIGNGVRTLKLSNVHVTYTPASLKRKRIDTVLLDGLSLTCSFENGKFTLPLLDLLPKSQDNSTSDSAIPDIPFDELLIQNSILCCTIDGKPLSIPFEATITPGETVQFDLRLRPRDQTISISGKLGPTLNDLLFTANTDTFRLGPFNDFLPVPITGRMDLGLTGVMNLSQPDAMTADFTLSMQKADFSSLGVQLADGAVISMKGGLENKEISFSMLPVSVVEPFPVTGDIRSGRISTDSLFAQFTLVGAGVEMGGRLEADKIPDRTDSMWNVAFTAANPDNLVVDTNGRVIHLAGFIFSLQGTAGPDSADMILNCATNSAGLGNTTVRSGKMRLTLPLAWPAPDHHTQGKMSLSNVRMDEHTLGNVSARVRQQGTDVAYNGTLFTKLLPDLRIPFSGASSMISNRTSLNFGIKKYTLPNNFSPAKLVPALKDITISGALDMDGAITMDKEGIRSRLGAFFTNGHMAVSGGTTSISGIRLSFETPDLLSMRSSPAQTLFFDAIQAGGIAIRNGKIMYQLEPEGVVLVEQAGFDWAGGHVSSRAFRIVPGSKEYEVTMFCSELKLSEILSQLGLAEAQGEAAMSGELPVTLKNGKISFNSGFLHSTPGQGGTIRVQAMEDLVASIPEGTPQRGQIELAQAAVRDFEYKWVRIKADTVGEDLLVRLSVDGKPAGTLPFIYKREFGGFMRVTGDVKGSNFQGLRLDVNFSVPLDRILLYKDIVNMIE
- a CDS encoding RluA family pseudouridine synthase, giving the protein MPEAQFITVSEAESGQKLLQLLERRLTGDVPRSAIQKWIRKGQVRVDKGRKKPFDRITAGQIVRIPPYAPGEINATVSTGTLVVTYEDVDFMAISKPAGLAAHGGDKITDSVTARLRSIHANAEFMPTLAHRLDRDTSGLLLAAKSYEALRTLNDQFAAGSIGKLYIAWVNGKWQEQETVLLEDRMEKDGAPGNEKVRTGTGKTALAKVTGLISGNRQSLVAVRLLTGRTHQIRVQLASRDHPVCGDHKYGRSRDRTAMRLHCYAMQIMGKTITVDPPWSGKWEVPSDALRNALPLLYDD